The segment ACAGCCAGTTATGTAGCCGTGGCCGTCATGCTGGCAAGAGTCCTGCTGCGGCGCGCGCCCAAGATCTTCTCCTATATCCTGTGGTCAGCCGTAATGATCAGGCTGATCCTGCCCGTCAGCTTCACTTCAAGCTTCAGTATCCTGAGGCTGGCAGGGCAGCCTGCAGGCTCGCCCGGCACAGGGCAGCTGCAATTCGTTCCGCAGCATATAGGGAAGCAAGCGCAGCCTGCATTGGACACCGGAACAGGTTCAGCAGGAAGCCTGTGGAACAGTCTGTCTCCGCCGGTAGCACCGTCGGCAAGCGTGAATCCTGTGCAAGTCATCCTGTGGGCCGGCAGTATGATCTGGCTGACAGGTGTTATAGTCCTGCTGCTGTACAGCGTGATCTCTTACCTGAGAGTCATGCGCAGTGTCCGTACAGCAACAATTGTGAAGGGGCATGTCTTTGAGACGGACCAGATCATGACTCCATTCGTATTCGGCTTCTGGAAGCCAAGGATCTACATCCCGGCCGGGATGAGTGAACAGGAGCTGTCCCATATCCTGCTGCACGAGCAGACTCATATTAACCGGCGGGATTACCTGATCAAGCCGCTGATGTTCCTGCTGGTCATTCTCCATTGGTTCAACCCGCTGATGTGGCTGTCTTTTGTGCTCATGAGCAAGGATATGGAGATGTCCTGCGATGAAGCGGTGATCCGGAAGCTGGGTCCGCAGGTTAAAAGGAGTTACTCAGGCTCCCTGCTTGGCTTCTCATCCCGCCGGAGCGGTCTTATGACCGGCAGTCCGCTGGCTTTTGGAGAGAGCAGTGTAAAGGCGCGGATTAAGCATATTCTTGCTTACCGCCAGCCGACCTCGGGGAGTGTAGCCGCTTTTACCCTCGTTCTTGTGATCCTGCTGATTGGATGTACGGCTAATCCCAAGCCTGTGCAGCATCCGTCGCAGCTGTTATATTCCGGTTATACGGTGGATCAGCTGCTGGAGAGCAAGACAAAGTATATTGGCGACGCCAGCAAGGTCACAGCGCTGCTTGGTGCAATGCCGCTGCCGCAAGGACTGGAGAGGGCAGGCATTGAGCTGACAACCGGCTCCCGGCCGTATGAGTTAACCATCAATTATACAGTGAACGATATTAAGGGAATGTGGAATGATGAGCTTCAGGCGTTAAGCCGGGACCCTCTCCTGAAGAATTCGGTCCTGCTGTTCACCCTGATTGATAACGCGGATATTATTAATTACTCACTTGCGGATGAAGGGATAACTTACAGCTTCACGTTCGCCAGAGAAGAGATAGATAAGCTGCTTGGAGAGGATGTCCGCCCGTATGGAGCGGATGAAGCAGGTCTTCGTAAGCTGATCGACCGGCTGGATAGTGTCAAGCTGACTCCTTAAATGCCGATTTTTACAGAATCCTGCTTACCGCCCTGGATGGTTGTAGTAGCCGGTGCGGCGGGTGGAATGGTGATCGGGTGGTGACTTAAGCGTATAACTCATGGAATGCTCCATATTGAACTGGCCTTTGCTTAATTGCGAGGTCAGTTTTTTTGGTATACAGCCAGATGCATCATCCTTTCGTAGCATTGTAAGCCCATAGATCATGTGATAAAATAATATCAGATGGAATTGAAAAAGGTAACCAAAATCATTTGAGGAGAGGAAGAATCAAATTGAGTCAAAATGATCTAAAAATAGGTATTTCCAATAAAGAAGGTCAATTAGGCTTCATGTCCGCAAGAGGAGGTCCCCGGGAGGGGGCGGGCCGTAAGAGCATAGGTGTAACGAAAAAAGTCTCGGTTACCTTAACTAATGAGCTTTGGCAGAAGGTCGAACAGCATTGCACAGAGCATAAATTGTCCCGGTCGGAGCTGATCCGATCTCTGATTGAGTCTAGTAATTTATAATGTAACTTATGGAAATGGGTGAGGCCAGTGCAGATCAACGTAAGCAAGGATACTATTCTCAAAGCCCTTCAGCTAGTGCTAAAGGCTGTACCGACAAACCCTCTGATTCCCATGCTGGCAGGGGTTCATATACGAGCTCTAACCAACGAACTGATAGTTACCGCAAGCAATAACAGTATGACTATTCAGTACCATATTCCCCAGGAGAATACCTCTTTGACGGTTCAGAGAATTGGGGAAGTAGTTGTTCCGGCAAAGTATTTCTGCGAAGTTATACGTAAGTCTGACTCCGGTATGATTACTTTAGAAGTCGACAGATCCTTAATGCTCACCATCTCCTCAGAACATACAAGAATACGGTTATCCTGTATGAATGCTGTGGATTATCCGGCCATACACTCTGCGGAGAATCATCCTGCACTCAAACTAGTCGTTAATAATGATCAGTTGAAGTCTTCCATCCAACAGGTGGCAGGATCGGTTTCTTTATCAGAACAAAGACCTGTTTTAACAGGGGTTTCTTTTCGGTATCGAAATCACAGACTTCAGTTAACGGCTACTAACGGTATCCGTCTGGCTTCCCGGACTATAGATGTGGAACATGATGCTGAGATGGAGAGGCATATTATTGTTCCTGGCAGAAATTTAGTTGAAGCGGTTAAAATCATGGATGGCGAGGACAGAACAACAGAAGTTGAAGTAAGTAACCATCATGTTAGATTCACAGCTAACAATATTTTGGTTCAATCTGCTTTAATTGAAGGGGAGTACCCGTCCCTGCACCATGTGATTCCGCACACTTTTATATCAGAGATTACAATTGGAACAGCTCCTCTGTTAAAAGCCGTCGAACGGACGACGGTATTGGCCAGCGAAAGTATTATAAGGTTAGAGACCACTGCCGACAGACTACGTTTGTCATCCCAAACCGCAGAAATCGGAGATATTGAGGACGAGGTATCTATACTAGAGAAGAACGGGGAGGATTTCACGATCTCGCTAAATGGAAAGTATGTTGCAGACATCCTGCATGGTACGAGTAGTGAGTTCATACGCTTGAGGTTCGCCGGCAAAATGAGCCCAATAGTCATACACCCGTTGAATGATCTTTCTTCAACTTTTTTTCTAATTACTCCAGTGCGGACTGCAAAGTAAGCGTAAGGCATAGCTCTGTTATCCGTAAAAAAAGCAAAAAGAAGCGGAGGGGAAATTTGGAACTGTAGGAGCGATAGCGACCGCCTGAAAGCTTTCCGTAGGAAAGCTCGCATCGGAAGCATCAGCAGTCACCGGATTTCTACCACGAACAGTGGTTTATATTAAGAAATCTGGGGACAACAGCGGCCGTAAGTCCAAATGTTCACCGCAGCGACGACCCAGCTTGGATTTCAAATCTTAACTATGTACCAATTCGCACAAGGAATTGCCGAACGTAAGGGAGGCTTTGCTGTCTGCTATTGTGTAGTCAGAACCATCTCCAGCGAGGTATTGCTCACTTCTGCATGCTCCGCCATACTGCGGATATATCCCGACATGAAGCCGCCCTCCATACTCTCCCACAGCTTGAATCCCGGCATCGCCCGGATCTCCTCCAGCGAATCAGCAGCGTTCCCGGCAAAATACTTCACGTTCAGCTTCGACATCACCTCAGCCATCGACTGCTTCTGCGCCTCCGTGAAGCTGCTCTCCTTCAACCGGTTCATCGCTTTGTCATATGAGTTTTCTGCGAAAATCTGCTCCGCATACGCCTTGAAGTTCAGCAGGTGCGGATCGGTCTTGTGGTTGGCCTTGGCCCAGCCGTCAACATCTACTTGAGCGGTGTGGTAGGTCACGGCCCGTGAAACGGGATCGAAGGTCATTCTGCCGTACTGGTGCGGATTCACCGCCATGGCGCTTGTAGCAATATCATAGACAGGCAAGGCCGGATCTATCGAGGCTTCCGGAGGATCGCGGCGGATATCCTGCATATGAATATGCCCGGATAATACCAGGTTTAGCCCACTCTTGCGAAAAGCCTTCATCGTCTCCTGGCTGTTGTTGAGCTTGAAACCGGATACGGCCATGGAGGTATGGCTCAGCAGATTATGATGCATCACTGTAATAATCGAAGCATGCTCCTGAGCGGCCAGCTTCACATTGTCATCGATCCAGGCAAGGGTGGACGGCAGCAGGCGCCCGTCGGTCTGCGGAAAATTATATTCTTCGTTATGTGCATACTGGGCACTATCAAGCATTAGCAGCCACAGGCCCGGAGCGGCCTTCACCACATAGCTTAAGCTGTCCGCATCCCGCGAGACCGCCTCGTTATATCCGAAATCGTCATAGATGCGCAGGAAATCCTCTACATTAATATGCTTGGCAACGATCTGCTTGTCACCGTCGAACGATCTGGCCCAGGGGTTGTTGATATCATGGTTGCCCGGAGTCACGTAGACGCGGGTTCCGGCAGCCTCCATCCGGTGCAGCTTCGCAGCCAGCTCCTGATGACTGTCCGCTTCCCCGTTATTGGTGAGATCTCCGCTCAGAATGAGAAAAGCCGGCTTGTTCTGTTCCACATCCCGGACCAGAGCTTCGGTCAGCTCATCGCTGTAAGGAAGCATTTTGCCATCGCCGCCTGTGACATAGGTCTGGAAGGCCTGACCGCCGTCCTCCAGGGATTTGTCCAGATAATGCGTATCGGTCGCGACCCAGAAGGATACAGGTTCTCCGGGTTCTATAGCAGGGGTCACGGCCTCAGCAACTGCTGGAACAGCGTTCAAGGCAGAAGAAGCGGAGTCTTCACACCCGCTGAGGATGAGGGTGGAGGAGAGGAGCATCATTAAGGTGAGCTTTACCGCATGGGTTGTGCGGTTATGAAGAGAGGCGCGCATGGCTTAACCTTCTTTCTGTATTTTTGGCTGAACCATTGTAGCTTATTTATGAGGGGGTTGTATATACGATATGTTAGCCGTTGTTTCTAAACCTCTATAATAGCTTATAGAAAATAGTGGAAGGTGCATAATTGAAGGCAATTCAGCGACACTAAGAGCGGATATACAAAATAAAGCGCTGG is part of the Paenibacillus sp. FSL M7-0420 genome and harbors:
- a CDS encoding M56 family metallopeptidase; translation: MTDLWISILNMSVTASYVAVAVMLARVLLRRAPKIFSYILWSAVMIRLILPVSFTSSFSILRLAGQPAGSPGTGQLQFVPQHIGKQAQPALDTGTGSAGSLWNSLSPPVAPSASVNPVQVILWAGSMIWLTGVIVLLLYSVISYLRVMRSVRTATIVKGHVFETDQIMTPFVFGFWKPRIYIPAGMSEQELSHILLHEQTHINRRDYLIKPLMFLLVILHWFNPLMWLSFVLMSKDMEMSCDEAVIRKLGPQVKRSYSGSLLGFSSRRSGLMTGSPLAFGESSVKARIKHILAYRQPTSGSVAAFTLVLVILLIGCTANPKPVQHPSQLLYSGYTVDQLLESKTKYIGDASKVTALLGAMPLPQGLERAGIELTTGSRPYELTINYTVNDIKGMWNDELQALSRDPLLKNSVLLFTLIDNADIINYSLADEGITYSFTFAREEIDKLLGEDVRPYGADEAGLRKLIDRLDSVKLTP
- the dnaN gene encoding DNA polymerase III subunit beta: MQINVSKDTILKALQLVLKAVPTNPLIPMLAGVHIRALTNELIVTASNNSMTIQYHIPQENTSLTVQRIGEVVVPAKYFCEVIRKSDSGMITLEVDRSLMLTISSEHTRIRLSCMNAVDYPAIHSAENHPALKLVVNNDQLKSSIQQVAGSVSLSEQRPVLTGVSFRYRNHRLQLTATNGIRLASRTIDVEHDAEMERHIIVPGRNLVEAVKIMDGEDRTTEVEVSNHHVRFTANNILVQSALIEGEYPSLHHVIPHTFISEITIGTAPLLKAVERTTVLASESIIRLETTADRLRLSSQTAEIGDIEDEVSILEKNGEDFTISLNGKYVADILHGTSSEFIRLRFAGKMSPIVIHPLNDLSSTFFLITPVRTAK
- a CDS encoding metallophosphoesterase; translation: MRASLHNRTTHAVKLTLMMLLSSTLILSGCEDSASSALNAVPAVAEAVTPAIEPGEPVSFWVATDTHYLDKSLEDGGQAFQTYVTGGDGKMLPYSDELTEALVRDVEQNKPAFLILSGDLTNNGEADSHQELAAKLHRMEAAGTRVYVTPGNHDINNPWARSFDGDKQIVAKHINVEDFLRIYDDFGYNEAVSRDADSLSYVVKAAPGLWLLMLDSAQYAHNEEYNFPQTDGRLLPSTLAWIDDNVKLAAQEHASIITVMHHNLLSHTSMAVSGFKLNNSQETMKAFRKSGLNLVLSGHIHMQDIRRDPPEASIDPALPVYDIATSAMAVNPHQYGRMTFDPVSRAVTYHTAQVDVDGWAKANHKTDPHLLNFKAYAEQIFAENSYDKAMNRLKESSFTEAQKQSMAEVMSKLNVKYFAGNAADSLEEIRAMPGFKLWESMEGGFMSGYIRSMAEHAEVSNTSLEMVLTTQ